The Panthera leo isolate Ple1 chromosome C2, P.leo_Ple1_pat1.1, whole genome shotgun sequence genome window below encodes:
- the LOC122230145 gene encoding keratin-associated protein 13-2-like — MNMGFSCCSGNFSSRSLGGYLRYPSSFYPSNLVYRTDLCSPSTCQLGSSLYSGCQETCCEPTSCRTSCVVSGPCQTSCSRPRTSTLCSPCWMTYAGPRGFRPQGYGVRGFPTLSYGSTFCHPTYFGFRHLQPFCYKPIYGSGFYRLTC, encoded by the coding sequence ATGAACATGGGCTTCAGCTGCTGCTCCGGAAACTTCTCCTCCCGCTCCCTTGGGGGCTACCTGCGCTACCCAAGTTCTTTCTACCCCAGCAACCTGGTCTACCGCACTGACCTCTGCTCTCCCAGCACCTGCCAGCTGGGCTCCTCCCTCTACAGCGGCTGTCAGGAGACCTGCTGTGAGCCCACCAGCTGCCGGACGTCCTGCGTGGTGTCCGGCCCCTGCCAGACGTCCTGCTCCCGCCCAAGGACTTCCACACTCTGCAGTCCCTGCTGGATGACTTATGCTGGGCCCAGAGGCTTCAGACCCCAGGGTTATGGAGTCCGTGGCTTCCCCACCTTGAGCTATGGATCCACATTCTGCCACCCAACCTATTTTGGTTTTCGGCATCTCCAGCCATTTTGCTACAAACCAATCTATGGATCTGGCTTCTACAGATTAACTTGTTGA
- the LOC122230144 gene encoding keratin-associated protein 13-1-like yields MPYSCCSGNFSSRSLRGYLRFPSSSCGSSSPSNLVYRTDLCSPSTCQLGSSLYSGCQETCCEPTSCRTSCVVSSPCQTSCSLPRTSTFCGPCWTAYPGSVDCGSRSCHSLGCGSRSCYSLGCGSSGFRPLGYGVCGFPSLSYGSSFCRPTYFSSRSCQSSCYRPTCGSGFYTSTC; encoded by the coding sequence ATGCCCTACAGCTGCTGCTCTGGAAACTTCTCCTCCCGCTCCCTCAGGGGCTACCTGCGCTTCCCAAGCTCCTCCTGTGGCTCTTCTTCCCCCAGCAACCTGGTCTACCGCACTGACCTCTGCTCTCCCAGCACCTGCCAGCTGGGCTCCTCCCTCTACAGCGGCTGTCAGGAGACCTGCTGTGAGCCCACCAGCTGCCGGACGTCCTGCGTGGTGTCCAGCCCCTGCCAGACGTCCTGCTCCCTCCCGAGGACCTCCACGTTCTGCGGTCCCTGCTGGACTGCTTACCCTGGGTCTGTGGACTGTGGATCCAGAAGCTGCCATTCCCTGGGCTGTGGATCCAGAAGCTGCTACTCTCTGGGCTGTGGATCCAGTGGCTTCAGACCCCTGGGTTATGGAGTCTGTGGTTTCCCTTCCCTGAGCTATGGATCCAGTTTCTGCCGCCCAACCTACTTCTCCTCCAGGAGCTGTCAGTCATCTTGTTACAGACCAACCTGTGGATCTGGATTCTACACATCCACTTGTTAA
- the LOC122198623 gene encoding keratin-associated protein 13-1-like has product MSYSCCSGNVASQSLGGYLRYPSSSCGSSSPSNLVYRTDLCSPSTCQLGSSLYSGCQETSCEPTSCQTSCVVSSPCQTSCSLPRTSTFCSPCQTTYSGSAGFGSRSCYSLGCGSSGFRPMACRVQGFPSMSYGSQFCHPSFLTSRTYQSSCYKPMCRSGFY; this is encoded by the coding sequence ATGTCCTACAGCTGCTGCTCTGGAAACGTCGCCTCCCAGTCCCTTGGGGGCTACCTGCGCTACCCAAGCTCCTCCTGTGGCTCTTCTTCCCCCAGCAACCTGGTCTACCGCACTGACCTCTGCTCTCCCAGCACCTGCCAGCTGGGCTCCTCCCTCTACAGCGGCTGTCAAGAGACCTCCTGTGAGCCCACCAGCTGCCAGACGTCCTGCGTGGTGTCCAGCCCCTGCCAGACGTCCTGCTCCCTCCCGAGGACCTCCACGTTCTGCAGTCCCTGCCAGACGACTTATTCTGGGTCTGCCGGCTTTGGGTCCAGAAGCTGCTACTCTCTGGGCTGTGGATCCAGTGGCTTCAGACCCATGGCTTGCAGAGTCCAAGGTTTCCCTTCCATGAGCTATGGATCTCAGTTCTGTCATCCATCCTTCTTGACTTCTAGGACCTACCAGTCTTCTTGTTACAAACCAATGTGTAGATCTGGCTTCTACTGA